In Posidoniimonas polymericola, the genomic window TTCGTACTGGTCGTAGTCGTCGCGGTGCGAAGACATGTTGAGGCCCAGCTCGCGCCAGGTGATGATCTCGTCGAGGAACCCCTCGACGCTCTCATCGAGCCCCCACCAGCCATCGCGGGAGCCATTGACCTTGCCGCTTACTTTGCTGGGGTTCCATTCCTCCTGGTCGACCAGCTCCGCGAACACCTCGTGCACGCTGACGTGGCCGAAGTGGAGGTACGGCGAGAGGCCGCTGGCCGCGTCCTCCTGCGGCTGGTTGCGGAGCTCGCCGTAGCCGCTGAGCTTGTTCTTGAGGAAGTCCTCTAGCTGCTTGCGTCCCGCGTGGCTGCCGCCGGTGATTGGGGCCGGCCGTACATCGTGGTCGATTGGAAGCTTGCTGAGGAACTTGTCGCCGTCGAGCGCGGCGTCGAGGTCGGCCGGTTTCCACTCCTTGGTGATCTTCTTGGGCAAGGCATCGAGCTCGGCGAGCGCGTAGCCCTTCAGCGGCGAGCGCTTCGGCGGCTCGGCCAAGTGCGGCAGCAGCTCCTTCTGCAGGTGCCGCCGCAGGTCGAACGCCCTGGAGAACACCTTGTCGGTGGCGTGCATCGGGTACAGGCCGTTGGAGTCGACCAGCTCGAACTTGATGTCGAGCCGTTTATCGACCGCGGCGAACATCCGCGGCAGGAAGAAGCACGGGAAGTCGTCGCTTACCAGCACGCAGGCGTTCTTGGTAAGCTCGCGGATCAGCCCCTTGCCGCCCCCCTGCTCTTCTTCCAGATAAGGGTAATAGGTCAGCCGCTGATCGGCGAAGTCGGCGGCGTTGTCGCGCATCCCCTCGATGACAAACCGGTGCAGCCGATGACTGGCCCACTGGTAGTCGCAGCGAAGGGCCTCGAAAACCAGCAGTGGCTTGTCGAGCTCCGACGCCCACTCGGCGGCCCGTTGCAGGCTGAAGTTGTAGTGGGCGCGACGGAAGGCGGTCATCCAGTAGAGGACGTAGTCGCCCGAGTCGTTGACGGGCCGGTCGGTCAACTGGCGGATGCGGATCTCGGGGACGTTCAATGCGGGCTCATCGTGTTGGCTGGGATTCCGGTCCTGTCTAGAAACCGATCCTGTCTAGGCGGGCTGCCAGATGCCCACGCCATATCCGGGTGACTGTAGGAACGGAGGGCCGGCGCGGCAACCGGGCGGATGGCGCCGGGAGCCGCTATCTCGGAGCGGCTCAACTCGCTGAGAAGAACCGCGACGACGAACCGCCGGGGCCGATCTCGAACCGGACCGCCTTCAGGCACCGGGGGCAGCGCCCCTCGTAGGCGGTGTTCTTGCGGTTTGGGTAGACGCGTGCGTAGATACCGCAGCAGTCGAACCGGACGCCGATAAAGCGGCCGCGTTCGCCTGTCGGTGGGGCCTCGCTGTGGGGCCGCGGGGGCTCGCTGGAAAGATCGAGATGATTGCCGCTCATCGCCAAACGCCCTTGCCGGGTGGGACCGCCTGAGGCGGCTATTCTTCCCGAAAAACGCCTGAATGGGAAAGGTCAGCTGGGCGGGCTGGTCACGCCGGCGGTTGCTGAGCCAGCTTGAGGATAGCTCGCCGCCAAAGCCGCACGTGGGCATTCTGGCGAACCTTGACCGCCCCCAACTGGTCGGATACAACAAACCCTGCGAGAAACGACTATGAACAGCCGAACCCTACTAAGCCTGCTGCTCCTCGAGCTAGCCCCAGTGTTGCATCACCGGGGGTCCTAGGGTTCGTACGCGTAGGCTCTCGCCAGAAACGACTATCGAAACCCTGAGGCCCCTGGCCTCGGGGTTTTTTTGTTGGCGCCCCGCTTTTTGGAGACCGGCGCCGCTCCTCCTTCCCCAACCAACGCAGCCCGAACGATGCGAAACATCACGATCTTCGACACCACCCTCCGCGATGGCGAACAGTCCCCCGGCGCCAGCATGAACCTGGCCGAGAAGCTGGAGGTCGCGCAGGCGCTGGTGGACCTGAAGGTGGACGTCATCGAGGCGGGCTTCCCGATCGCCTCGCCGGGCGACTTCGAGGCGGTCCGCGCTATCGCGGGCGCGGTCAAGGGGGTTCAGGTGTGCGGCCTGGCCCGCTGCAACCCGAAGGACATCGACCGCGCCTGGGAGGCGCTCCAGGGCGCCGAGAACCCTCGGATCCACGTCTTCCTGGCGACCAGCGCTATCCACCGTGAGTTCAAGCTCAAGATGGACAAGGCAGAGATCATCCGCCGCGCGGTCGAGGGGGTCGAGCGGGCGAAGGGCTACTGCCCCAACATCGAGTTCTCTCCCGAAGACGCCGCGCGGACCGAGGTCGACTTCCTGTGCGAGGTGGTCGAGGCCGCCATCGCCGCCGGAGCCACCACGGTCAACATCCCCGACACGGTCGGCTACGCGACGCCGACGCACATGGGGGGCGTGATCCGCACGCTGCGCGAGCGCGTGCCGAACATCGACCAGGCCGTGATCAGCGTCCACTGCCACAACGACCTCGGCATGGCGGTCGCCAACAGCCTGGCGGCGGTCGAGAACGGCGCCGGTCAGGTCGAGTGTACGATCAACGGCATCGGCGAGCGGGCGGGCAACTGCTCGCTCGAGGAAATCGTCATGGCGCTGCGGACCCGCGGCGACTACTACAAGGCCGACACCCGCATCCACACGCCCCGCCTGGTGCCAACCAGCCGGCTGGTGTCGAGTATCACCGGCCTTGAGGTGCAGCGGAACAAGGCGATCGTTGGCCGTAACGCGTTCGCCCACGAGGCGGGCATCCACCAGGACGGCATGCTCAAGGAGCGGAGCACGTACGAGATCATGCGGCCGGAGGACGTCGGGGTCAGCAAGACCGACCTGGTGCTCGGCAAGCACAGCGGCCGCGCCGCGCTGGCCGACCGCGCGACGGCGCTCGGCTACGCGATCGAGGGCAAGGAGCTGGACGACGTGTTCGAGGCCTTCAAGAAGTTGGCCGACAAGAAGAAGGAGATCTACGACGCCGACATCGCCGCGTTGATCGACAAGCGGACCTCCGCCGGCGATGACCAGTGGGTGCTCGCGTCGTACGAGGTGAAGATGACGAAGGATCAGGTCCCTTCGGCCACCGTTACGCTGAAGCGGGGCGAGGAGACCTTCGCCGACACCTTCTTCGGCGGCGACGGGCCGCTCGACGCCCTGTTCCGGGTGGTTGAGAAGATCACCGACCTGTCGGTCACCGTGCGTGACTACGCCGTGCACAGCGTCAGCCAGGGCAAGGACGCGCAGGGCGAGTCGACCATCGAGGTCGAGCACGAGGGGAAGATCTACCGCGGCCGCGGCGTCTCGACCGACACGGTCGAGGCCAGCACGCTCGCGTTCATCAACGCCATGAACCGCGTAGCCGCCGGCGGCGGGCAGGACCTGTCGGAGTACCGCCCCGGGGCGGTTTGATCGCCGGCGCCAGCTTAGCGTCGCCGCTCGCGGCGTCATCGTGTTGCGTCATGTCCCGAGATATAAGGTCGCCGCTGCGCGGCGGCAATTCTCTGGGCCCCCTATTCTAACCTCTCCCCCCTTGGGGGAGAGGGATTTTTTTCCCTGGCCGGGACGGGCCGGACCGGGCCGGACAGCCATCAGGGATAGCTAACTACGGCGTCAGCACGACCTTCATCAGGCCGGCCTCGCGGCGGTGCAGGCGCTCAAACCACTCGGGCCCTTGATCCAGCGCGGCGACCGCACTGATCAGCGGCGCCACGTCGATCGCGCCGGTGGCCATCAGACCGATCGCCTTAGGGTACTCGCCCGCCGAGGCGCAGGAGCCCTGCACGCGGAGCTCGCGGGTGACGACCGCCTGCAGCGGCAGCTCGACATCGGGCGAGAGG contains:
- a CDS encoding deoxyribodipyrimidine photolyase, with protein sequence MNVPEIRIRQLTDRPVNDSGDYVLYWMTAFRRAHYNFSLQRAAEWASELDKPLLVFEALRCDYQWASHRLHRFVIEGMRDNAADFADQRLTYYPYLEEEQGGGKGLIRELTKNACVLVSDDFPCFFLPRMFAAVDKRLDIKFELVDSNGLYPMHATDKVFSRAFDLRRHLQKELLPHLAEPPKRSPLKGYALAELDALPKKITKEWKPADLDAALDGDKFLSKLPIDHDVRPAPITGGSHAGRKQLEDFLKNKLSGYGELRNQPQEDAASGLSPYLHFGHVSVHEVFAELVDQEEWNPSKVSGKVNGSRDGWWGLDESVEGFLDEIITWRELGLNMSSHRDDYDQYESLPDWAQATLAEHADDQREHTYTLEEFEQANTHNDLWNAAQRQLVRDGSIHNYLRMLWGKKILHWSKSPREALAIMIELNNKYAVDGRNPNSYSGIFWTLGRYDRAWGPEREIFGKIRYMTCDNTARKVKVDKYLQKYSAGGSQGEFDF
- a CDS encoding 2-isopropylmalate synthase yields the protein MRNITIFDTTLRDGEQSPGASMNLAEKLEVAQALVDLKVDVIEAGFPIASPGDFEAVRAIAGAVKGVQVCGLARCNPKDIDRAWEALQGAENPRIHVFLATSAIHREFKLKMDKAEIIRRAVEGVERAKGYCPNIEFSPEDAARTEVDFLCEVVEAAIAAGATTVNIPDTVGYATPTHMGGVIRTLRERVPNIDQAVISVHCHNDLGMAVANSLAAVENGAGQVECTINGIGERAGNCSLEEIVMALRTRGDYYKADTRIHTPRLVPTSRLVSSITGLEVQRNKAIVGRNAFAHEAGIHQDGMLKERSTYEIMRPEDVGVSKTDLVLGKHSGRAALADRATALGYAIEGKELDDVFEAFKKLADKKKEIYDADIAALIDKRTSAGDDQWVLASYEVKMTKDQVPSATVTLKRGEETFADTFFGGDGPLDALFRVVEKITDLSVTVRDYAVHSVSQGKDAQGESTIEVEHEGKIYRGRGVSTDTVEASTLAFINAMNRVAAGGGQDLSEYRPGAV